Proteins from a single region of Geoalkalibacter sp.:
- a CDS encoding carboxylate--amine ligase: protein MQCVKPINESLVHPERRKRVLAIVGDTQVGLWVVRSMARNGVTVHAIVNTPDGQSAHSRYSASAWTLDNRPGKPGFAEEIEELARRLDVGSIMPVSEAYHNALISVRERFEPDIHLFSPSRELFDKSTDKDYLQNLCVELGIPVARGLRLDELMEQHGGEALAFPLVLRTRRQNIDAGKVPLKAAYAENRAQLDDWYEKFRDFADNVIVQEYHPGAEEHVQILMHNGEPFATGDYIGEHHMPLAGGVTVQRISCHHQAVIDDTVKLLKALGWQGIAGVQFHYDPESARYIFLEINPRFSGGLPTVVMAGFEASFLLWQSHFEPDRMRKKTYRVGLRTRILGGDANWVLGHLRRDLLPPGQKHLSPVRAIATFLWNCGPWTKDDSFLWSDLKPFFVDLKLMVKKLGARGHDIIGHPGA from the coding sequence ATGCAATGTGTCAAACCGATCAATGAATCCCTGGTCCACCCGGAACGCCGCAAACGGGTGCTGGCCATCGTCGGCGATACCCAGGTGGGTCTGTGGGTGGTGCGCAGCATGGCGCGCAACGGCGTGACGGTGCATGCCATCGTCAACACGCCCGATGGCCAGTCGGCGCACAGCCGCTATTCGGCCAGCGCCTGGACGCTGGACAACCGGCCGGGCAAGCCGGGGTTCGCCGAGGAAATCGAGGAACTGGCGCGGCGTCTCGACGTGGGCTCCATCATGCCGGTGTCGGAAGCCTATCACAACGCCCTGATCTCGGTGCGCGAGCGTTTCGAGCCGGACATTCATCTGTTCTCCCCCAGTCGCGAGCTGTTCGACAAATCCACGGACAAGGATTATCTGCAAAATCTCTGCGTCGAGCTGGGGATTCCCGTGGCCAGGGGCCTGCGGCTGGATGAGCTGATGGAACAGCACGGCGGGGAGGCCCTGGCGTTTCCCCTGGTGCTGCGCACCCGGCGGCAGAACATCGATGCCGGCAAGGTGCCCCTGAAAGCCGCCTACGCGGAAAATCGCGCGCAGTTGGATGACTGGTACGAGAAATTCAGGGATTTCGCCGACAATGTGATTGTTCAGGAATATCATCCCGGCGCCGAGGAGCACGTGCAGATTCTCATGCACAACGGCGAGCCCTTCGCCACCGGCGACTATATCGGCGAGCACCACATGCCCCTGGCGGGCGGCGTGACGGTGCAGCGCATCAGCTGCCATCATCAGGCGGTCATCGACGATACGGTGAAACTGCTCAAGGCCCTGGGCTGGCAGGGTATTGCCGGGGTGCAGTTCCATTACGACCCGGAGAGCGCCCGTTACATTTTTCTGGAGATCAACCCGCGCTTCAGCGGCGGCTTGCCGACGGTGGTCATGGCCGGCTTCGAGGCGTCTTTCCTGCTGTGGCAAAGTCATTTCGAGCCGGACAGGATGCGCAAGAAAACCTACCGCGTCGGCCTGCGCACGCGCATTCTCGGCGGCGATGCCAACTGGGTGCTGGGCCATCTGCGCCGCGATCTGCTGCCGCCGGGGCAAAAGCATCTCAGCCCTGTCCGGGCGATTGCCACCTTTCTGTGGAACTGCGGCCCCTGGACCAAGGACGATTCGTTTCTCTGGTCGGATCTCAAGCCGTTTTTCGTGGATCTGAAGCTGATGGTCAAGAAGTTGGGGGCGCGCGGGCATGACATCATCGGGCACCCGGGTGCTTAA